The following proteins come from a genomic window of Populus nigra chromosome 6, ddPopNigr1.1, whole genome shotgun sequence:
- the LOC133696892 gene encoding putative beta-D-xylosidase, producing MADKISTLPFLLFLLCLSNHIVESREPFACDPKLGLTRSLKFCRVNLPIHVRVRDLIGRLTLQEKIRLLVNNAAAVPRLGIQGYEWWSEALHGVSNVGPGTKFGGAFPGATAFPQVITTAASFNESLWEEIGRVVSDEARAMYNGGMAGLTYWSPNVNVFRDPRWGRGQETPGEDPVVAGKYAASYVRGLQGNNGLRLKVAACCKHYTAYDLDNWNGVDRYHFNARVSKQDLEDTYNVPFKSCVVAGKVASVMCSYNQVNGKPTCADPYLLKNTIRGEWGLNGYIVSDCDSVGVLFDTQHYTATPEEAAASTIRAGLDLDCGPFLAIHTENAVKGGLLKEEEVNWALANTITVQMRLGMFDGEPSAQPFGNLGPRDVCTPAHQQLALQAARQGIVLLQNRGRTLPLSRTLQTVAVIGPNSDVTVTMIGNYAGVACGYTTPLQGIRRYAKTVHQSGCNDVFCNGNQQFNAAEVAARHADATILVMGLDQSIEAEFRDRKGLLLPGYQQELVSRVARASRGPTILVLMSGGPIDVSFAKNDPRIGAILWVGYPGQAGGAAIADVLFGTANPGGKLPMTWYPHDYLAKVPMTNMGMRADPSRGYPGRTYRFYKGPVVFPFGHGMSYTTFAHSLVQAPREVSVPLASLYVSRNTTGASNAIRVSHANCEALALGVHIDVKNTGDMDGTHTLLVFSSPPGGKWSTQKQLIGFEKVHLVTGSQKRVKIDIHVCKHLSVVDRFGIRRIPIGEHDLYMGDLKHSISLQANLEEIKS from the exons ATGGCTGACAAAATCAGCACCCTCCCATTTCTCTTGTTTCTTCTTTGCTTATCCAATCACATAGTAGAATCCCGGGAACCTTTCGCTTGTGACCCTAAACTTGGGCTAACAAGAAGCTTGAAGTTCTGCAGGGTTAATTTGCCAATACATGTGAGAGTGAGGGATTTGATTGGGAGGTTGACATTGCAAGAGAAGATTAGGTTGTTGGTCAACAACGCTGCTGCCGTGCCTAGGCTTGGCATTCAAGGGTACGAATGGTGGTCTGAGGCTCTTCATGGTGTGTCCAATGTGGGGCCAGGGACCAAGTTTGGTGGGGCCTTTCCTGGGGCCACTGCCTTCCCTCAGGTTATCACCACTGCTGCTTCCTTCAATGAGTCTTTGTGGGAGGAAATCGGACGG GTGGTGTCTGATGAAGCAAGGGCAATGTACAATGGAGGGATGGCTGGCTTGACATATTGGAGTCCAAATGTTAATGTCTTCCGTGATCCCAGGTGGGGTAGAGGGCAGGAAACTCCCGGTGAAGACCCTGTTGTAGCAGGAAAATATGCTGCCAGCTATGTTAGAGGGCTTCAAGGTAATAATGGTCTCAGACTAAAAGTTGCTGCCTGCTGCAAACACTACACTGCCTATGATCTTGATAATTGGAATGGAGTGGACCGGTACCACTTCAATGCTAGA GTAAGCAAGCAAGATTTGGAAGACACGTATAATGTGCCATTCAAGTCCTGTGTGGTGGCAGGAAAAGTGGCCAGTGTCATGTGCTCTTACAATCAAGTCAATGGAAAGCCCACCTGTGCTGATCCTTACCTCCTCAAGAACACCATCCGTGGTGAATGGGGCCTTAATGG ATACATTGTATCAGACTGTGACTCTGTTGGGGTTCTATTTGATACCCAACACTACACTGCCACGCCAGAAGAAGCAGCTGCGTCCACTATTAGAGCAGGCCTGGATCTGGACTGTGGCCCATTCTTGGCCATCCATACCGAAAATGCTGTAAAGGGAGGATTGCTAAAGGAAGAAGAGGTAAACTGGGCCCTGGCCAATACAATAACTGTCCAAATGAGACTCGGCATGTTTGATGGAGAGCCATCAGCCCAGCCATTTGGTAACTTGGGCCCGAGAGATGTTTGCACTCCAGCCCACCAACAATTGGCCCTACAGGCGGCCCGACAAGGAATTGTTTTGCTTCAAAATCGCGGGCGGACCTTGCCTTTGTCAAGAACCCTTCAAACTGTAGCAGTAATTGGGCCCAATTCTGATGTTACTGTTACCATGATAGGAAATTATGCTG GTGTTGCATGTGGTTACACCACTCCTCTTCAAGGGATTCGTAGATATGCTAAGACCGTTCATCAATCTGGATGTAATGATGTGTTCTGCAATGGGAACCAACAATTTAATGCAGCAGAGGTTGCGGCCAGGCATGCTGATGCAACTATTCTTGTAATGGGACTTGATCAATCTATAGAAGCAGAATTTAGGGATAGGAAAGGGCTTCTCTTACCTGGATACCAGCAAGAGCTGGTATCAAGGGTGGCCAGGGCATCAAGAGGTCCAACTATATTGGTGCTGATGAGTGGCGGTCCAATTGATGTCTCGTTCGCTAAGAATGATCCTCGTATCGGTGCTATACTGTGGGTTGGTTATCCTGGTCAAGCTGGTGGTGCTGCCATTGCTGATGTTTTGTTTGGAACAGCTAATccag gAGGGAAGCTGCCAATGACATGGTATCCACACGACTACCTTGCAAAAGTGCCAATGACAAACATGGGAATGAGAGCAGACCCGTCAAGGGGTTATCCTGGTAGAACCTACAGATTCTACAAGGGGCCTGTCGTGTTCCCCTTCGGCCATGGAATGAGTTACACCACGTTTGCTCACTCTCTAGTCCAAGCCCCACGAGAAGTTTCAGTGCCACTCGCAAGTCTCTATGTCTCGCGAAACACTACAGGCGCAAGCAACGCAATCAGGGTCTCGCACGCAAATTGCGAGGCACTCGCATTAGGAGTTCACATTGATGTGAAGAACACTGGAGATATGGACGGAACTCACACACTTCTTGTGTTCTCTAGTCCGCCGGGAGGAAAATGGTCAACACAGAAGCAATTGATTGGCTTTGAGAAGGTTCATTTAGTAACAGGGTCTCAAAAACGAGTCAAGATTGACATTCATGTGTGTAAGCACTTGAGTGTCGTGGACCGATTCGGAATTCGAAGAATTCCGATTGGTGAACATGATCTTTACATGGGAGATCTCAAGCATTCGATTTCACTCCAAGCAAATTTGGAGGAGATCAAGTCCTAA
- the LOC133696483 gene encoding uncharacterized protein LOC133696483 — MADCNSSENFYGSQDIEAASTTKKYGGLAPKKKPLISKDHERAFFDSADWALCKQGAGVNQKSTVAIETLRPKLQVIISYPPISFLKREKKA; from the exons ATGGCAGACTGCAACAGCAGCGAAAACTTCTATGGCTCTCAAGACATTGAG GCAGCATCCACGACCAAGAAATATGGAGGGCTGGCACCCAAAAAGAAGCCCTTGATTTCAAAG GACCATGAACGCGCCTTCTTTGATTCAGCAGACTGGGCATTATGCAAG CAAGGAGCTGGAGTGAATCAAAAGTCAACAGTGGCCATAGAAACTTTGCGCCCGAAACTACAGGTAATAATATCCTACCCCCCCATCTCCTTCctcaagagggaaaaaaaagcatag